Proteins encoded by one window of Erwinia pyrifoliae DSM 12163:
- a CDS encoding LysE family translocator: MSVTDALLAFTLAAALLTLTPGLDTALILRTSTAEGTRKAIEAQLGINAGCLAWATAVAFGLGALLAVSELAYSLLKWCGAAYLAWLGMQMLLKPRSQMGAVRLAPGEQNWFLRGFFGNLLNPKVGIFYVSFLPQFIPAGHSPILWSFGLVLIHIMLGTLWSGLLIGCTRRLSGALKREKVVKWLDRTTGGVFLLFAAKLALSRRPG; encoded by the coding sequence ATGTCTGTCACCGATGCCCTGCTGGCCTTTACCCTTGCTGCTGCTCTGCTAACCCTGACGCCGGGGCTGGATACGGCGCTGATTTTACGCACTTCGACGGCAGAAGGAACGCGCAAAGCAATCGAGGCTCAGCTGGGGATTAATGCTGGCTGTCTGGCCTGGGCGACCGCTGTCGCCTTCGGACTGGGCGCACTGCTTGCCGTCTCTGAACTGGCCTACAGCCTGCTGAAATGGTGCGGTGCCGCGTATCTCGCCTGGCTGGGTATGCAAATGCTGTTAAAACCACGCAGCCAGATGGGCGCAGTCAGACTGGCACCGGGTGAACAGAACTGGTTTCTGCGCGGCTTTTTTGGCAACCTGCTGAATCCGAAGGTCGGTATCTTCTACGTCTCCTTCCTGCCGCAATTTATTCCAGCCGGACATTCGCCAATACTGTGGAGCTTTGGACTGGTACTGATCCATATAATGCTCGGCACCCTGTGGTCGGGTCTGCTGATCGGCTGTACGCGCCGACTGTCCGGCGCGCTGAAACGTGAGAAGGTTGTGAAGTGGCTGGATCGCACCACTGGCGGCGTGTTCCTGCTGTTTGCCGCGAAGCTGGCGCTCAGCCGCCGACCGGGGTAA
- the recJ gene encoding single-stranded-DNA-specific exonuclease RecJ, with protein MNSKTELRRREAADVAALPADLNPLLRRLYAHRGVSCASELERGAKNLHPFQSLSGIEKAVTLLQHALADNQCIMIVGDFDADGATSTALAVLSLRGMGAQNVKYLVPNRFDDGYGLSPEVVEQAAARGAQLIVTVDNGISSLAGVALAHQKGIAVLVTDHHLPGEILPDADAIVNPNLSDCAFPSRALAGVGVAFYLMLALRARLRDSGVNGLPNLAELLDLVALGTVADVVPLDANNRILVWQGLSRIRAGKCRPGIRALLEIANRDARQLAASDLGFALGPRLNAAGRLDDMSVGVALLLSEDLGQARMLASELDALNQTRKEIEQGMQSEALALCNRLENASEALPLGIAMYHPEWHQGVVGILASRLKERFHRPVIAFAPAGDGMLKGSGRSIAGLHMRDVLERLDTRHPGLIAKFGGHAMAAGLSLEEAKFDEFRQRFADLVGDWLDAESLQGVVWSDGELMAQELTLPTAELLREAGPWGQAFPEPTFDGKFRLLQQRLVGERHLKVMIEPIGGGPLLDGIAFNVDTALWPDPSVKQVELAYRLDVNEFRGTRSVQLIIDHLWAL; from the coding sequence GTGAACAGTAAAACTGAACTCCGTCGCCGTGAGGCGGCGGACGTTGCCGCACTTCCCGCCGATCTGAACCCGTTATTACGCCGTCTGTACGCTCATCGTGGCGTTTCCTGTGCCAGTGAACTGGAGCGCGGAGCGAAAAATTTGCATCCTTTCCAATCCCTTAGCGGGATTGAAAAGGCGGTCACCCTCTTGCAACACGCGTTAGCCGACAACCAGTGCATTATGATCGTGGGTGATTTTGACGCAGACGGCGCGACCAGTACCGCGCTGGCCGTTCTGTCGCTGCGCGGTATGGGCGCGCAGAACGTCAAATATCTGGTGCCCAACCGCTTTGATGACGGCTACGGTCTTAGTCCTGAAGTGGTAGAGCAGGCGGCGGCACGCGGTGCGCAGCTGATTGTTACCGTCGATAACGGTATCTCATCGCTTGCCGGTGTGGCGCTGGCTCATCAGAAAGGCATTGCGGTGCTGGTTACCGATCACCATCTGCCGGGCGAGATCCTGCCTGATGCGGACGCTATTGTGAATCCTAACCTCAGTGACTGCGCATTCCCTTCGCGCGCGCTGGCGGGGGTGGGGGTGGCGTTTTACCTGATGCTGGCGCTGCGCGCCCGGCTGCGTGACAGCGGCGTGAACGGGTTGCCGAACCTGGCGGAACTGCTGGATTTAGTGGCGCTCGGCACCGTTGCCGATGTGGTGCCGCTGGATGCCAACAACCGCATCCTGGTGTGGCAGGGGCTGAGCCGCATTCGCGCCGGTAAGTGCCGTCCCGGCATTCGCGCACTGCTGGAGATTGCTAACCGCGATGCCCGACAGCTGGCGGCCAGTGATTTAGGTTTTGCTCTTGGTCCACGGCTGAATGCTGCCGGTCGGCTGGACGATATGTCGGTTGGGGTGGCGCTGCTTCTCAGTGAGGATCTTGGGCAGGCGCGGATGCTGGCCAGCGAACTGGATGCGCTCAACCAAACGCGTAAAGAGATTGAGCAGGGAATGCAGTCGGAAGCGCTGGCGCTGTGCAACCGTCTGGAGAACGCCAGCGAAGCGCTGCCGCTGGGCATTGCCATGTATCACCCTGAATGGCATCAGGGCGTGGTGGGTATTCTTGCCTCCCGGCTGAAAGAGCGTTTTCACCGTCCGGTGATTGCTTTCGCTCCGGCAGGGGACGGCATGCTGAAAGGCTCCGGCCGTTCCATTGCCGGGCTGCATATGCGCGATGTCCTTGAGCGGCTGGATACGCGGCATCCGGGGCTGATTGCCAAATTCGGCGGCCACGCGATGGCGGCGGGGTTGTCACTGGAAGAGGCAAAATTTGACGAATTCCGCCAGCGCTTTGCCGATCTGGTCGGCGACTGGCTGGATGCGGAATCGCTACAGGGCGTGGTGTGGTCCGACGGCGAGCTGATGGCGCAGGAGTTAACCTTGCCCACCGCTGAACTGCTGCGTGAAGCCGGTCCCTGGGGGCAGGCATTCCCGGAACCGACCTTCGACGGCAAGTTCAGGCTGCTACAGCAGCGGCTGGTGGGGGAACGCCACCTGAAGGTGATGATAGAGCCTATTGGCGGCGGGCCGTTGCTGGACGGTATTGCTTTTAACGTCGATACCGCGCTATGGCCGGATCCAAGCGTGAAGCAGGTCGAGCTGGCCTATAGACTCGACGTCAATGAGTTCCGTGGCACGCGAAGCGTGCAGCTGATAATCGACCATCTCTGGGCGCTTTAG
- the dsbC gene encoding bifunctional protein-disulfide isomerase/oxidoreductase DsbC — translation MKKHYLLLSVILAAASGLANADDAAIQQSLSKLGLQQTEIQPAPLPGFKTVLSESGVLYITDDGKHFIQGPLYDVSGGRPVNVTNKLLEKKVDALSKEMIVYKAAKEQHVVTVFTDITCGYCHKLHQQMADYNALGITVRYLAFPREGMEGPVAKKMKSIWCAADRNKALDAAMKGEDVKATDCKIDLAQQFKLGAQYGIQGTPAMLLQDGTLVPGYQGAQELKKFLDGQKNGD, via the coding sequence ATGAAAAAGCATTACCTGTTACTTTCGGTGATATTAGCCGCAGCCAGTGGTCTGGCGAACGCTGATGATGCAGCGATTCAGCAGTCGTTGAGCAAGCTGGGCTTACAGCAGACCGAGATCCAGCCTGCGCCGCTGCCGGGTTTTAAAACCGTGCTGAGTGAAAGCGGTGTGCTGTACATCACCGATGACGGCAAGCATTTCATCCAGGGGCCGCTTTATGATGTCAGCGGCGGCCGCCCGGTTAACGTCACCAATAAGCTGCTGGAAAAGAAAGTGGACGCGCTGAGTAAAGAGATGATCGTTTACAAAGCGGCGAAAGAGCAGCATGTGGTGACGGTGTTTACCGATATCACCTGTGGTTACTGCCATAAGCTGCATCAGCAGATGGCGGACTATAACGCGCTGGGGATCACCGTACGCTATCTGGCCTTCCCGCGTGAAGGGATGGAAGGCCCGGTAGCGAAAAAAATGAAATCCATCTGGTGTGCCGCCGATCGTAACAAGGCGCTTGATGCGGCAATGAAAGGTGAAGACGTGAAGGCGACCGACTGCAAGATTGACCTTGCACAGCAATTCAAACTGGGCGCCCAGTACGGTATTCAGGGTACTCCGGCCATGCTGTTGCAGGACGGCACGCTGGTCCCTGGCTACCAGGGAGCGCAGGAACTGAAGAAATTCCTTGATGGCCAGAAAAATGGTGACTGA
- the xerD gene encoding site-specific tyrosine recombinase XerD: protein MQDNDLIEQFLDALWIERNLAQNTVDSYRLDLRSLGDWLAHQQLSLLNVEVFNLQEFLAQRLEGGYKATSSARLLSAMRRLFQYLYREKLREDDPSALLSSPKLPQRLPKDLSEAQVERLLQAPCLEQPIELRDKAMLELLYATGLRVTELVGLTLSDISLRQGVVRVIGKGNKERLVPMGEEAVHWIEQYIEYGRPWLLNGQTIDVLFPSNRAKQMTRQTFWHRIKHYATLAGIDSDKLSPHVLRHAFATHLLNHGADLRVVQMLLGHSDLSTTQIYTHVATERLRQLHQQHHPRA from the coding sequence GTGCAGGATAACGATCTGATTGAGCAATTTCTTGATGCCCTGTGGATCGAGCGCAATCTGGCGCAAAATACCGTGGATTCTTATCGCCTCGATCTGCGCTCACTCGGTGACTGGCTGGCGCACCAGCAGCTGTCGCTGTTGAACGTTGAGGTGTTCAATCTGCAGGAGTTCCTGGCGCAGCGCCTGGAGGGTGGCTATAAAGCCACCAGTTCTGCGCGCCTGCTTAGCGCGATGCGCCGTCTGTTTCAGTACCTCTATCGGGAAAAGCTGCGTGAAGACGACCCCAGCGCGCTGCTTTCCTCACCCAAGCTGCCGCAGCGGCTGCCGAAGGATCTGTCGGAAGCCCAGGTAGAAAGATTATTACAGGCACCATGCCTGGAACAGCCGATTGAACTGCGCGATAAGGCGATGCTGGAACTGTTGTACGCCACCGGTCTGCGCGTGACGGAACTGGTCGGTCTGACCCTGAGTGATATCAGTCTGCGTCAGGGGGTGGTACGGGTGATCGGTAAAGGAAATAAAGAACGCCTGGTGCCGATGGGCGAAGAGGCGGTGCACTGGATCGAGCAGTATATTGAGTATGGCCGCCCGTGGCTGCTTAATGGACAGACGATTGACGTGTTGTTCCCCAGTAACCGCGCGAAACAAATGACGCGTCAAACCTTCTGGCATCGCATCAAACATTACGCCACACTGGCGGGTATCGACAGCGACAAACTGTCACCCCACGTTCTGCGCCATGCTTTTGCAACCCATTTGTTGAACCACGGGGCAGATTTACGTGTCGTACAGATGTTATTAGGTCACAGCGATTTATCAACGACACAGATTTATACCCATGTAGCGACAGAGCGTCTGCGACAGCTGCATCAGCAGCACCATCCACGCGCCTGA
- a CDS encoding DMT family transporter codes for MFIGILFALAAGMMWGLIFVGPVIVPDYPAALQSTARYLAFGLVALPLAWFDRRRLRRLTPADWLEALKLTVIGNLLYYFCLASAIQRTGAPVSTMIIGTLPVVISVAANLFYGHEEGQLSWRKLTPALLVISLGLVLVNIAELKANEAPVDPWRYGSGLALAVIAVGCWTWFPLRNARWLRKNPGTRPATWATAQGVVTFPLALLGYIAVCGQLSVTDTVFALPFGPRPEVFIPLMLAIGVLCSWIGALCWNEASQRLPTVLVGPLIVFEILAGLAYTFLLRQAWPPLLTLAGIACLVAGVIGAMRVKPGALKARI; via the coding sequence ATGTTTATTGGCATTCTGTTCGCGCTGGCGGCTGGCATGATGTGGGGGCTGATCTTCGTCGGGCCGGTCATTGTACCGGATTACCCGGCAGCGCTGCAGTCGACTGCTCGTTATCTGGCGTTTGGGCTTGTTGCGTTACCGCTGGCCTGGTTCGACCGCCGCCGGCTGCGGCGTTTAACCCCCGCAGACTGGCTGGAGGCGTTGAAACTGACGGTTATTGGCAACCTGCTGTATTACTTCTGTCTGGCCAGCGCCATTCAGCGTACGGGCGCGCCGGTCTCAACCATGATTATTGGTACATTACCGGTGGTCATCTCCGTGGCGGCCAACCTGTTTTACGGCCACGAGGAAGGACAGCTGTCCTGGCGAAAATTAACCCCGGCGCTGTTGGTCATTTCGCTGGGGCTGGTGTTGGTCAATATTGCCGAGTTAAAGGCGAACGAGGCACCGGTTGACCCGTGGCGTTATGGCAGCGGTTTGGCGCTGGCCGTTATCGCAGTGGGATGCTGGACGTGGTTTCCTTTGCGTAACGCTCGCTGGCTGCGCAAGAATCCGGGAACACGGCCTGCCACCTGGGCCACGGCACAGGGCGTGGTCACGTTCCCGCTGGCGCTGCTCGGCTATATCGCCGTTTGTGGACAACTGAGCGTCACTGATACCGTATTTGCCTTGCCGTTCGGCCCACGGCCTGAAGTGTTTATTCCACTGATGCTCGCCATTGGCGTGCTTTGTTCGTGGATTGGCGCACTCTGTTGGAACGAAGCCAGTCAACGTTTGCCAACCGTTTTAGTGGGGCCTTTGATTGTCTTCGAAATTCTTGCCGGGTTGGCATATACTTTCTTGCTGCGCCAGGCGTGGCCTCCGTTACTTACCTTAGCCGGTATTGCCTGTCTGGTCGCCGGGGTTATCGGTGCTATGCGAGTCAAACCGGGGGCGCTGAAAGCCAGGATTTAA
- the fldB gene encoding flavodoxin FldB, protein MKIGLFYGSSTCYTEMAAEKIRDFIGEDLVTLHNLKDDSPELMEQYDLLILGIPTWDFGELQEDWEAIWTDLPRLNLQGKIVALYGMGDQGEYSEWFLDALGMLHEVLTPSGVQFVGYWPLSGYEFTSNKPLTADGKRFVGLALDDINQFEQTDERIAQWCEQILTEMAQLL, encoded by the coding sequence ATGAAAATCGGTCTGTTTTACGGCTCCAGCACCTGTTACACCGAGATGGCAGCAGAGAAAATTCGCGACTTTATCGGCGAAGATCTGGTCACGCTGCACAACCTGAAAGATGACTCGCCTGAACTGATGGAACAGTATGATTTGCTGATCCTTGGCATTCCAACCTGGGATTTTGGCGAGTTGCAGGAAGACTGGGAAGCGATCTGGACCGATCTGCCCAGACTCAACCTGCAGGGCAAAATCGTGGCGCTGTATGGCATGGGCGACCAGGGGGAATACAGCGAGTGGTTCCTCGATGCGCTGGGCATGCTGCATGAGGTGCTGACGCCTTCCGGCGTGCAGTTTGTCGGTTACTGGCCGCTGTCCGGTTATGAGTTCACCAGTAACAAACCCCTTACCGCCGACGGCAAGCGGTTTGTCGGCCTGGCGCTGGACGATATCAACCAGTTTGAGCAGACCGATGAGCGTATCGCCCAGTGGTGTGAGCAGATCCTGACCGAGATGGCGCAACTCCTGTAG
- a CDS encoding protein YgfX: MVLWQCELRQSKLAQRLSLLLHGAVMLALLLPAWPASAGLVRMLLLVLVLLECIRSRRRIRRRQGDVALLGGHALRWRQREWRILSRPWLTRQAILLSLRDAKGERERLWLFADGMADSHWRRLRMQLLNNKEQGNG, from the coding sequence GTGGTCCTGTGGCAATGTGAACTGCGTCAGTCAAAGCTGGCACAGCGGCTTTCGCTGCTGCTGCATGGGGCAGTGATGCTGGCGCTGCTACTGCCTGCATGGCCCGCCAGCGCTGGCCTGGTACGGATGCTGTTGCTGGTTTTGGTACTGCTGGAGTGCATACGCAGCCGGCGGCGCATCCGCCGCCGCCAGGGTGATGTCGCCCTGTTGGGCGGACATGCGCTACGCTGGCGGCAGCGCGAGTGGCGCATCCTTTCCCGCCCGTGGCTTACCCGGCAGGCGATCCTGCTGTCACTGCGTGATGCCAAAGGGGAGCGTGAACGGCTGTGGCTGTTCGCCGACGGCATGGCAGACAGTCACTGGCGTCGGTTACGTATGCAGTTGCTGAACAATAAGGAGCAGGGGAATGGATAG